A genome region from Aliivibrio salmonicida LFI1238 includes the following:
- a CDS encoding IS91-like element ISVsa9 family transposase — translation MHAYKPLKQLFNSQNNWLKFLHNNKANLRAVVIENVTKMLSCGTAAFGSREYHCCNPDCTHIKYIHQTCKSRACSSCGMKATERWIQKQQHVFPECEYQHITFTLPNTLWPIFRHNRWLLNKLFKCAANILLGWAKDKGIDVGIFCALHTYGRKLNWNTHLHLSVTRGGICERTGLWKPIYFQMKTTEPCWRAAIVSLLGKAYDELDLSSEECPYIRNKTDWSRFLSSQYNRRWKLHFAKKTNNVKPTMNYLGRYLKRPPISASRLSHYAKGGMITFNYLDHRTGTTDSLTLSPEEMIRRIVEHYPDKHFKMIRYYGFLSMRRRGEALPRVYAALGMTIEAEPKMPGYAAMLKGYVKVDPYECILCESRLVFTNFRVGNSVNDLVTHAIVQSELRAA, via the coding sequence ATGCACGCATATAAACCCCTGAAACAATTATTTAATAGTCAAAATAACTGGCTTAAATTTCTTCATAATAACAAAGCTAACCTAAGAGCGGTCGTGATTGAAAATGTCACAAAGATGCTGTCCTGTGGGACAGCGGCTTTTGGCTCTCGCGAATATCATTGTTGCAACCCTGACTGTACCCATATCAAATATATTCACCAAACCTGTAAATCTCGAGCGTGCAGTAGCTGTGGCATGAAAGCCACAGAGCGATGGATACAAAAGCAACAACATGTCTTCCCTGAATGCGAATATCAACACATCACCTTTACCCTTCCAAACACGCTATGGCCTATCTTTCGTCATAACCGTTGGCTGTTAAATAAATTATTCAAATGTGCTGCAAACATTCTGCTGGGATGGGCAAAAGATAAAGGAATAGATGTCGGTATCTTTTGTGCTCTTCATACTTACGGTCGAAAACTGAATTGGAATACGCACTTACATTTATCGGTCACTCGTGGGGGAATTTGTGAACGTACCGGTTTATGGAAACCCATTTACTTCCAAATGAAAACGACAGAGCCTTGTTGGAGAGCGGCTATCGTCAGTTTATTGGGTAAGGCTTATGATGAGCTTGATTTATCAAGCGAAGAATGCCCCTATATCCGTAATAAAACGGATTGGTCACGCTTTTTAAGCAGTCAATATAATCGTCGTTGGAAGCTTCATTTTGCTAAAAAGACAAATAATGTAAAACCGACGATGAACTATCTTGGTCGGTATTTAAAACGGCCCCCGATTTCAGCGTCACGTTTAAGTCATTACGCCAAAGGCGGAATGATAACGTTTAATTATTTAGACCATCGAACAGGAACAACAGACAGCCTAACATTATCACCAGAAGAGATGATAAGACGGATAGTAGAGCACTATCCTGATAAACATTTCAAGATGATCCGATACTACGGTTTTTTATCAATGCGTCGTCGTGGAGAAGCTCTGCCTAGAGTTTATGCAGCTTTAGGTATGACAATAGAAGCTGAGCCGAAAATGCCAGGGTATGCCGCAATGTTAAAAGGATATGTAAAAGTAGATCCGTACGAATGTATTTTATGTGAAAGTCGTCTGGTGTTTACGAATTTCCGAGTCGGAAATTCGGTCAATGATTTAGTCACCCATGCGATAGTTCAGTCAGAATTGAGGGCAGCATAA
- the glmU gene encoding bifunctional UDP-N-acetylglucosamine diphosphorylase/glucosamine-1-phosphate N-acetyltransferase GlmU gives MNFSAVILAAGKGTRMYSNKPKVLHTLAGKPMAKHVIDTCEGLGAKNIHLVYGHGGDQMQAELGQERVTWVLQAEQLGTGHAVNQASPEFSDDEKVLILYGDVPLISTATVENLLDAQPTGGIALLTVVLDNPMGYGRIIRRNGPVIAIVEQKDATEEQKLIKEINTGVMVATGGDLKRWLAALKNENAQGEYYLTDIIAAAHDEGRAVEAVHPVSPIEVEGVNDRAQLARLERAYQAAQAQKLLEQGVMLRDPSRFDLRGSLQCGMDIEIDVNVIIEGNVTLGDNVVIGAGCVLKDCEIDDNTIIRPYSVIEGATVGEKCTVGPFTRLRPGAELCNDAHVGNFVEVKNVRLGEGSKANHLTYLGDAEIGKRVNVGAGVITCNYDGANKFKTIIGDDVFVGSDSQLIAPVTIGNGATIGAGSTVTKDVAENELMISRAKERRIEHWQRPTKK, from the coding sequence ATGAACTTCAGTGCAGTAATTCTTGCAGCGGGTAAAGGCACTCGCATGTATTCAAATAAACCTAAAGTACTTCATACTTTAGCGGGTAAACCTATGGCGAAACATGTGATCGATACATGTGAAGGTTTAGGGGCTAAAAATATTCACCTTGTTTATGGTCACGGTGGTGATCAAATGCAAGCTGAGTTAGGCCAAGAGAGAGTAACTTGGGTACTTCAAGCTGAACAACTGGGTACAGGTCATGCCGTTAATCAAGCATCACCAGAATTTTCTGATGATGAAAAAGTATTGATCCTTTATGGCGATGTTCCATTGATCAGTACTGCAACGGTTGAAAACTTATTAGATGCTCAACCTACTGGTGGTATTGCTCTTTTGACTGTCGTTTTAGATAACCCGATGGGTTATGGTCGTATTATTCGTCGTAATGGCCCTGTCATTGCGATTGTAGAGCAAAAAGACGCGACAGAAGAGCAAAAGCTCATTAAAGAGATTAACACCGGTGTGATGGTTGCTACGGGCGGTGATTTAAAGCGCTGGTTAGCGGCGTTGAAAAATGAAAATGCACAAGGTGAGTATTATCTAACGGATATCATTGCTGCTGCTCATGATGAAGGTCGTGCAGTTGAAGCGGTACACCCTGTTAGCCCTATTGAAGTTGAAGGGGTTAATGATCGTGCACAATTGGCTCGTTTAGAGAGAGCATATCAAGCAGCGCAAGCTCAGAAATTGCTAGAGCAAGGCGTAATGCTTCGTGATCCTAGTCGTTTCGATCTTCGAGGATCATTGCAATGTGGTATGGATATTGAGATCGATGTTAATGTGATCATTGAAGGTAATGTTACCTTAGGTGACAATGTTGTCATTGGTGCTGGTTGTGTACTTAAAGATTGTGAGATTGATGATAATACAATTATTCGTCCATACAGCGTGATTGAAGGCGCAACGGTTGGTGAGAAGTGTACTGTTGGTCCATTTACTCGTTTACGTCCAGGTGCAGAATTGTGTAATGATGCGCATGTAGGTAATTTTGTTGAAGTCAAAAATGTACGTTTAGGTGAAGGCTCAAAAGCAAATCATTTAACGTATTTGGGTGATGCAGAGATTGGTAAGCGTGTAAATGTTGGTGCTGGTGTTATTACTTGTAATTATGATGGTGCAAATAAATTTAAAACCATTATTGGTGATGATGTGTTTGTTGGTTCAGATAGCCAATTAATTGCTCCTGTTACTATTGGTAATGGTGCAACGATTGGTGCGGGTTCTACGGTGACTAAAGATGTCGCCGAAAATGAATTGATGATCAGTCGTGCAAAAGAGCGCCGAATTGAACATTGGCAACGACCAACAAAAAAGTAA
- a CDS encoding F0F1 ATP synthase subunit epsilon, whose amino-acid sequence MAAMTFHLDVVSAEKSLFSGLVETIQVTGSEGELGIFHGHTPLLTAITPGMVRIVKQHGHEEYIYVSGGIVEVQPGSATVLADTAIRGEDLDAAKAEEAKRKAEENIKNQHGDINFAQAASDLAKAIAQLRVIELTKRSR is encoded by the coding sequence ATGGCAGCAATGACCTTTCATCTGGACGTTGTAAGTGCTGAGAAAAGTTTATTCTCAGGGCTTGTTGAAACGATTCAGGTGACCGGTAGCGAGGGTGAACTTGGTATTTTCCATGGACACACACCGCTGCTGACCGCTATCACGCCTGGTATGGTGCGTATTGTTAAACAACATGGCCACGAAGAGTACATTTATGTCTCTGGTGGTATTGTTGAGGTTCAACCTGGTTCGGCAACTGTTCTCGCAGATACCGCTATCCGTGGTGAAGACCTAGACGCAGCTAAGGCAGAAGAAGCTAAACGCAAGGCTGAGGAAAATATTAAGAATCAGCATGGCGACATTAACTTCGCTCAAGCGGCCAGTGATTTGGCTAAAGCGATCGCACAGCTTCGAGTTATCGAACTGACAAAACGTTCGCGTTAA
- the atpD gene encoding F0F1 ATP synthase subunit beta has protein sequence MTTGKIVQIIGAVVDVEFPQGSVPRVYDALNVVDAKERLVLEVQQQIGGGVVRAIVMGSSDGLRRGLTVENTGAPITVPVGTKTLGRIMNVLGDAIDECGEIGAEEHYSIHRAAPSYEEQANSTELLETGVKVIDLICPFAKGGKIGLFGGAGVGKTVNMMELINNIALQHSGLSVFAGVGERTREGNDFYFEMQEAGVVNIEHPEESKVAMVYGQMNEPPGNRLRVALTGLTMAERFRDEGRDVLLFIDNIYRYTLAGTEVSALLGRMPSAVGYQPTLAEEMGVLQERITSTRSGSITSVQAVYVPADDLTDPSPATTFAHLDATVVLNRNIASMGLYPAIDPLDSTSRQLDPLVVGQEHYDIARNVQSTLQRYKELKDIIAILGMDELSEEDKQVVSRARKIEKFLTQPYHVAEVFTGDPGIYVSLKDTLAGFKGLLAGDYDDVPEQAFMYCGRIEDALENAKKL, from the coding sequence ATGACTACAGGTAAGATCGTACAGATCATCGGTGCGGTAGTCGATGTAGAGTTCCCACAAGGCAGTGTACCTCGTGTATACGATGCTCTGAATGTTGTTGATGCAAAAGAACGTCTTGTTCTTGAAGTTCAACAGCAGATTGGCGGTGGCGTTGTTCGCGCAATCGTAATGGGTAGCTCAGATGGTTTACGTCGTGGCTTAACAGTAGAAAATACTGGCGCGCCAATTACTGTTCCAGTGGGTACTAAAACGTTAGGCCGTATCATGAACGTTCTTGGGGACGCGATTGATGAGTGTGGTGAAATTGGTGCTGAAGAGCATTATTCCATTCACCGTGCAGCGCCTAGCTATGAAGAGCAGGCAAACTCGACTGAACTTCTAGAGACGGGTGTTAAAGTAATCGATTTGATTTGTCCATTCGCTAAGGGTGGTAAAATCGGTCTATTCGGTGGTGCTGGTGTAGGTAAGACCGTCAACATGATGGAACTTATCAATAACATCGCACTACAGCACTCTGGCCTATCTGTGTTTGCAGGTGTAGGTGAGCGTACTCGTGAAGGTAATGATTTCTACTTTGAAATGCAGGAAGCAGGTGTTGTAAACATCGAACATCCTGAAGAATCAAAAGTAGCGATGGTTTACGGTCAAATGAATGAGCCACCGGGTAACCGTTTACGTGTTGCTTTGACTGGTCTAACAATGGCTGAGCGTTTCCGTGACGAAGGTCGTGACGTTTTACTATTCATTGATAACATCTATCGTTATACGCTTGCCGGAACTGAAGTATCAGCTCTGCTAGGTCGTATGCCATCAGCGGTAGGTTACCAACCTACACTAGCTGAAGAGATGGGTGTTCTTCAGGAACGTATCACTTCAACTCGTAGTGGTTCTATCACTTCAGTTCAAGCGGTATATGTACCTGCGGATGACTTAACGGATCCATCTCCAGCAACAACGTTTGCTCACTTAGATGCGACAGTTGTACTTAACCGTAATATCGCATCTATGGGTTTATACCCAGCGATTGACCCGTTAGATTCTACATCTCGTCAACTTGATCCACTTGTTGTTGGTCAAGAGCACTATGATATCGCCCGTAATGTACAATCTACATTACAGCGTTATAAAGAGCTAAAAGACATTATTGCTATCCTAGGTATGGACGAGCTATCTGAAGAAGATAAGCAAGTTGTATCTCGTGCCCGTAAGATTGAGAAGTTCTTAACTCAACCTTACCATGTAGCAGAAGTATTCACAGGCGACCCTGGTATTTACGTATCACTTAAAGACACATTAGCTGGCTTTAAGGGTTTATTAGCTGGTGATTACGATGACGTTCCTGAGCAAGCCTTCATGTACTGCGGTAGAATTGAAGATGCGCTTGAGAATGCGAAGAAGCTATAA